Proteins encoded by one window of Culicoides brevitarsis isolate CSIRO-B50_1 chromosome 2, AGI_CSIRO_Cbre_v1, whole genome shotgun sequence:
- the LOC134830518 gene encoding troponin C isoform X1: protein MDFDADDEKMPILRKAFQMFDTTKSGYIETIKISTLLNTMGQLFDEAELQALIDENDPDATGKVNFDAFCNIVATFLEEEDDEAMQQELKEAFRLYDREGNGYITTSTLKEILAALDDKLSSSDLDGIIAEIDTDGSGTVDFDEFMEMMTGD from the exons Atggatttt GATGCCGATGACGAAAAAATGCCCATTCTGCGAAAGGCTTTCCAGATGTTCGACACCACGAAATCCGGATATATTGAGACGATTAAGATCTCGACGTTGCTGAACACAATGGGCCAGTTGTTCGATGAGGCAGAGTTACAAGCGCTAATTGACGAGAATGACCCAGATGCAACGGGAAAAGTGAATTTCGATGCATTTTGTAATATTGTGGCGACGTTCCTGGAAGAGGAAGATGACGAAGCGATGCAACAGGAGTTGAAAGAGGCGTTTCGGTTATACGATCGCGAAGGAAATGGTTACATTACAACGAG tacctTAAAAGAAATCTTAGCTGCCCTCGACGACAAACTGTCCAGCTCCGACTTGGATGGCATCATCGCTGAAATCGACACTGACGGATCCGGAACTGTTGACTTCGATG aatTTATGGAAATGATGACTGGcgattaa
- the LOC134830518 gene encoding troponin C isoform X2, producing MDADDEKMPILRKAFQMFDTTKSGYIETIKISTLLNTMGQLFDEAELQALIDENDPDATGKVNFDAFCNIVATFLEEEDDEAMQQELKEAFRLYDREGNGYITTSTLKEILAALDDKLSSSDLDGIIAEIDTDGSGTVDFDEFMEMMTGD from the exons ATG GATGCCGATGACGAAAAAATGCCCATTCTGCGAAAGGCTTTCCAGATGTTCGACACCACGAAATCCGGATATATTGAGACGATTAAGATCTCGACGTTGCTGAACACAATGGGCCAGTTGTTCGATGAGGCAGAGTTACAAGCGCTAATTGACGAGAATGACCCAGATGCAACGGGAAAAGTGAATTTCGATGCATTTTGTAATATTGTGGCGACGTTCCTGGAAGAGGAAGATGACGAAGCGATGCAACAGGAGTTGAAAGAGGCGTTTCGGTTATACGATCGCGAAGGAAATGGTTACATTACAACGAG tacctTAAAAGAAATCTTAGCTGCCCTCGACGACAAACTGTCCAGCTCCGACTTGGATGGCATCATCGCTGAAATCGACACTGACGGATCCGGAACTGTTGACTTCGATG aatTTATGGAAATGATGACTGGcgattaa